The following are encoded together in the Bacillus sp. V2I10 genome:
- the comGE gene encoding competence type IV pilus minor pilin ComGE has product MKDSKGFTMAETLMAFSIWSMISLILLPASVYLKKEREESKVHHEALVLLKEHIESLNFENLEKENVNLFIKDQEFKITWSKEEDIDQACINWESHDAAKEECMYSFRE; this is encoded by the coding sequence TTGAAGGACAGTAAAGGCTTTACTATGGCTGAAACACTTATGGCCTTCAGTATTTGGTCGATGATTTCTCTTATATTGCTTCCGGCATCGGTCTACTTAAAAAAAGAGCGGGAAGAAAGCAAGGTTCACCATGAAGCCTTGGTTCTGCTGAAAGAACACATTGAATCCCTGAATTTTGAAAATCTTGAAAAAGAGAACGTTAATCTTTTCATTAAAGATCAAGAGTTTAAGATAACATGGAGCAAGGAGGAAGACATTGATCAAGCTTGCATCAATTGGGAAAGCCATGATGCTGCAAAGGAGGAATGCATGTATTCTTTTAGAGAATAA
- a CDS encoding DUF3889 domain-containing protein, protein MKKSIVLLLLLFIYGFTPSMVSISSTVSAAHHTDWKDFAVKETKKRYPLSQVLFAQKIWDNTKKNQTVKQYKVTVREGMKDIGVFVTISYDAKTGKVKKIQVLEEAD, encoded by the coding sequence TTGAAAAAATCGATTGTTTTGTTGCTTCTTCTCTTTATATACGGTTTTACTCCCTCAATGGTTTCAATTTCCAGTACAGTTTCTGCCGCACACCACACAGATTGGAAAGACTTTGCTGTCAAAGAGACGAAAAAGCGTTATCCATTGTCACAGGTTCTATTTGCACAGAAGATTTGGGATAATACCAAAAAGAATCAAACCGTAAAACAATATAAGGTTACTGTACGTGAAGGAATGAAAGACATTGGTGTTTTTGTAACGATCTCTTACGATGCCAAAACAGGAAAGGTGAAAAAAATTCAAGTGTTAGAAGAGGCAGATTAG
- the comGG gene encoding competence type IV pilus minor pilin ComGG, translated as MKNENGYILPSVSIMALFFLLVIFHHTALYLAEKKFFHERSQTVILENLMLYGVKHSLNQITEEDHTEQQLIKLKNGTIVYTVSKNDSGHILVELSCETENKNFTSANYKYSLIQKEIVYWSAY; from the coding sequence ATGAAAAACGAAAATGGGTATATTCTGCCTTCCGTATCGATAATGGCTCTATTTTTCCTTTTGGTTATCTTTCATCATACCGCTTTATATTTAGCAGAAAAAAAGTTCTTCCATGAAAGGAGTCAGACCGTTATATTAGAAAATCTTATGCTGTATGGGGTTAAGCACTCCTTAAATCAGATTACTGAAGAAGATCATACAGAACAGCAGCTCATAAAATTAAAAAACGGGACAATTGTATATACTGTCTCGAAAAATGATTCAGGACATATTCTTGTAGAACTATCCTGCGAAACAGAAAATAAGAACTTCACTTCTGCTAATTATAAATACAGTTTAATCCAAAAGGAAATTGTTTATTGGTCTGCGTATTAA
- a CDS encoding tyrosine-protein phosphatase, with amino-acid sequence MQPKFDGLYNFRDIGGLVTKDGRKIKTGVIFRSDELSKLSKEDLHRMALLNIKMVCDLRTLREQKSKPSKIKGENGLKVIKISFQDQSQEFTHYQFFKFLAGKSDGIDFLEVMENLYRQMAFDSGRQLREIMAQLLNADHLPALIHCTGGKDRTGFVSALIQLLAGASIDDVTDHYLLSNEFIGPRMKKIERFIRYFSLFRVSAEQLKPVLEVRREYLLEVYEEILKKYGTIENYAGMVCGINQDHIEKLKQNLLD; translated from the coding sequence ATGCAGCCGAAATTTGATGGACTTTATAATTTTCGCGATATAGGCGGTCTTGTCACAAAAGATGGGAGGAAAATAAAAACAGGTGTTATCTTTCGTTCAGATGAGCTTTCTAAATTATCTAAGGAAGATCTGCACAGGATGGCACTGCTGAACATCAAAATGGTTTGTGATCTAAGAACACTGCGCGAACAGAAATCAAAACCAAGTAAAATAAAAGGTGAAAACGGGTTAAAGGTTATAAAAATTTCCTTTCAGGATCAAAGCCAGGAATTCACCCATTATCAATTCTTTAAATTTCTCGCAGGAAAATCGGACGGGATTGATTTTTTAGAGGTTATGGAAAATCTTTATCGTCAAATGGCATTTGACAGCGGAAGACAGCTAAGAGAAATAATGGCACAGCTTTTAAATGCTGACCATCTTCCAGCCCTTATCCATTGTACTGGCGGCAAAGACAGAACAGGTTTTGTTTCAGCTTTGATTCAGCTTCTGGCAGGTGCATCTATTGATGATGTAACCGATCATTATCTTTTATCAAACGAGTTTATTGGGCCGCGCATGAAAAAGATTGAGCGTTTTATTAGATACTTTAGCTTGTTCCGTGTGTCGGCTGAACAATTAAAGCCTGTATTAGAAGTGAGACGGGAATATTTGCTTGAAGTGTATGAGGAAATCTTGAAAAAGTACGGAACGATTGAAAATTATGCTGGAATGGTTTGCGGGATTAATCAGGATCATATAGAGAAGCTAAAACAAAATCTGCTTGATTAA
- a CDS encoding YqzE family protein: MSANDYVKYMTQQLVRYMDTPKEERKAKKSIRKTEGTPFANRWFGILPFAVMFFMKKKR; encoded by the coding sequence TTGTCTGCAAATGATTATGTGAAATATATGACTCAGCAATTAGTTCGTTACATGGATACACCAAAGGAAGAACGAAAAGCAAAAAAGTCAATCCGCAAAACGGAAGGGACTCCTTTTGCAAACAGATGGTTCGGAATTTTGCCATTTGCTGTCATGTTTTTCATGAAGAAGAAAAGGTAA
- a CDS encoding shikimate kinase, producing the protein MKAIFLTGFMGTGKTTIGKALADKLKFPVYDIDEFIAGKTGKQVKTIFKEQGEGVFRDLETKSIQMLPLKDVVITTGGGLPVRTENRKYMMENGTVVFLHTDLDVIFERLKQDENRPLALHASKDDLAELYLSRKKAYEDCSFMINTTGKSINEVTEEIIGRLERKDTGYTE; encoded by the coding sequence GTGAAGGCTATTTTTTTAACAGGATTTATGGGAACTGGAAAAACCACAATCGGAAAAGCATTGGCTGATAAACTGAAATTTCCGGTTTATGATATTGATGAATTCATTGCAGGAAAGACTGGAAAACAAGTGAAGACGATCTTTAAAGAACAGGGAGAGGGAGTATTCAGAGATCTAGAAACAAAATCCATTCAGATGCTCCCTCTGAAGGATGTTGTCATTACCACTGGAGGCGGGCTTCCTGTCCGTACAGAAAACCGAAAATATATGATGGAGAATGGAACAGTCGTTTTTTTGCATACTGATCTGGATGTCATTTTTGAACGGCTAAAGCAGGATGAAAATCGGCCGCTTGCATTACATGCTTCAAAAGATGATCTTGCTGAATTGTATTTATCCCGCAAAAAAGCTTATGAGGATTGTTCATTTATGATAAATACGACAGGAAAGTCAATTAATGAAGTTACTGAAGAAATTATTGGGAGACTAGAAAGAAAAGACACTGGCTATACTGAATAA
- a CDS encoding helix-turn-helix transcriptional regulator yields the protein MLKNRVKEMRARFDFTQENLAAQAGVTRQTIAAIEKGDYIPSLLLALKICKVFSLKMEELFWMEEE from the coding sequence ATCCTGAAAAATAGAGTGAAAGAAATGCGTGCAAGGTTTGACTTTACTCAGGAAAATCTTGCAGCACAAGCAGGAGTTACAAGACAGACGATCGCAGCAATTGAAAAAGGGGATTATATTCCTTCGCTGCTTTTAGCTTTAAAAATCTGCAAAGTGTTTTCGCTTAAAATGGAAGAATTATTTTGGATGGAAGAAGAATAA
- the comGF gene encoding competence type IV pilus minor pilin ComGF — protein sequence MIKLASIGKAMMLQRRNACILLENKGFTFLNMLFSLSIVIIIVSSSAILIPYIYGISDRKNDLNLLEWEVFLQQTVIEMREGTNLSVEPQRISFTSKSGRIIEYEKYGYLIRRQVDGTGHIICLRNVKNIRFEPIAGGASLTVTSMTDNEYRSSLRSFHELKVIK from the coding sequence TTGATCAAGCTTGCATCAATTGGGAAAGCCATGATGCTGCAAAGGAGGAATGCATGTATTCTTTTAGAGAATAAAGGATTTACATTTCTTAATATGCTGTTCTCTTTAAGCATAGTCATCATTATTGTTTCTTCTTCGGCCATCCTTATCCCTTACATATATGGAATATCTGACAGGAAAAATGATTTGAATCTTCTTGAATGGGAGGTTTTTCTGCAGCAAACAGTTATTGAAATGCGGGAAGGAACGAATTTGAGTGTTGAGCCTCAAAGAATTTCTTTCACATCAAAATCAGGAAGAATCATTGAATATGAAAAATACGGCTATCTTATTCGCAGACAAGTGGATGGAACTGGCCATATCATCTGTCTCAGAAATGTCAAAAATATAAGATTTGAGCCAATTGCAGGCGGCGCCTCCCTTACAGTTACCAGCATGACGGATAATGAATACCGCAGCAGCCTCAGAAGTTTTCATGAACTGAAGGTCATTAAATGA
- the comGD gene encoding competence type IV pilus minor pilin ComGD, which translates to MLKRQKNESGYTLLETIMVMSIVSVLMVITMLIVQPFQSQKTAHLFFEALERDVLYAQQHAISNKISVMILFDTAKNQYFGVEGGIPAKRLFTVKYDSGIQMTPLTMDARIQFNSEGGILSSGSISVTFRNKKYRMIFYMGMGRMNVEGQ; encoded by the coding sequence TTGCTGAAAAGACAGAAGAATGAATCAGGCTATACATTGTTAGAAACGATTATGGTGATGAGCATTGTGTCTGTTCTGATGGTGATAACGATGCTTATTGTTCAGCCTTTTCAAAGTCAAAAAACAGCACACTTGTTTTTTGAAGCGCTCGAAAGAGATGTCCTATATGCTCAGCAGCATGCAATCTCAAATAAAATAAGTGTAATGATTCTCTTTGACACGGCAAAAAACCAGTATTTTGGCGTAGAAGGAGGTATACCAGCGAAAAGGTTATTTACTGTTAAGTATGATTCGGGGATTCAAATGACTCCTTTAACAATGGATGCCCGCATCCAATTTAATAGTGAAGGCGGAATATTATCAAGCGGATCGATAAGTGTTACCTTTCGCAATAAGAAGTACAGGATGATCTTTTATATGGGAATGGGGAGAATGAATGTTGAAGGACAGTAA
- the comGC gene encoding competence type IV pilus major pilin ComGC has translation MVKNEKGFTLIEMLIVLLVISVLLLITIPNITKHHSNIQAKGCEGLKNTVQAQSTAYHIEHKAVPTMEDLKTEKYIEESPVCPNGTELIIDGDGKVAEKTEE, from the coding sequence ATGGTTAAAAATGAGAAAGGTTTTACTTTAATAGAAATGCTGATCGTATTGCTTGTGATTTCTGTCCTGCTTTTGATTACCATTCCGAACATTACAAAGCATCACTCGAATATTCAGGCAAAAGGATGCGAAGGGCTGAAAAATACTGTACAAGCCCAGTCAACTGCCTATCATATTGAACACAAAGCAGTACCCACTATGGAGGATCTTAAGACTGAGAAGTATATTGAGGAATCCCCTGTTTGCCCGAATGGAACTGAGCTGATTATTGATGGTGATGGAAAGGTTGCTGAAAAGACAGAAGAATGA